From a region of the Streptomyces venezuelae genome:
- a CDS encoding phosphopantetheine-binding protein, with translation MSTQDQVAEVWRELLELDAVAVDQDFFELGGHSMLAVQVLYRLTEVTGVELALEDFFELGTIEEVAAELDRQRADRPAAELVFEGEL, from the coding sequence GTGTCTACGCAGGATCAGGTCGCCGAGGTGTGGCGCGAGTTGCTGGAACTGGACGCGGTCGCCGTCGACCAGGACTTCTTCGAGCTGGGCGGCCATTCGATGCTGGCCGTTCAGGTGCTCTACCGGCTCACCGAGGTGACCGGTGTCGAGCTGGCGCTGGAGGACTTCTTCGAGCTGGGCACGATCGAGGAGGTCGCCGCCGAGCTGGACCGCCAGCGCGCCGACCGCCCCGCGGCCGAGCTCGTCTTCGAGGGGGAGCTGTGA
- a CDS encoding non-ribosomal peptide synthetase produces MTEPIVSPVLTRFSSWRREHPEAPAVVADGLTLGYAELDAAARRHAAALRSAGAGRETLVALVADRGPGYVAMMLGVLLAGAAFVPVEPGVPVRRARRMCADADVRVLLVEPGHEEFAAQVAAGVAPEPTVLVATARTESPEPESEPEPEPAPGTAADRPRDGLAYVIFTSGSTGTPKGAMVADGGMDNHLAAKTADLGLGPADVIGLTAPLSFDISVWQTLIALTVGGRTAVASPRNISEPAELVAWVRRHGVTVLEIVPSFLAVLTAQLDDELRAGLSSLRYLVATGEALPGAVAQRWYEHCPDIPIVNAYGPTECSDDVTHHVVTAAESAARPWPSIGREVLNTRLYVVDADGSEVPAGTEGELLVGGAGVGRGYIGDPVRTALSFVPDGLSGTPGARLYRTADRVSRTADGTIDFHGRRDRQVKVRGHRVELGDVEAELLRVPGVRSAACVFTGGRLCAFVTLDAPTDVASAVRAGAPRYLVPHEVTVLDRMPVNSSGKADHRALEDLCAQDGPAAATTPATRDADLDAARELVAEALGVAAIGPDDDFFAAGGDSLLAMTLVAGARTRFGAEGTSLRTFLSRPTARGLLAAVEVAEPVAAATGEPRTADALSSGQERLWFFEQLHRRKAPNLLILSLDLHGPLDEDALRHALTAVAARHEPLRTVFTQERGVPKAVVRPEAAFPLETGTADGVEISARTTEPPLARARLARVADDHHVLSVALHHLVADGWSLEVLKRDIADHYERKLAGDSSVTPPRTSFSRYVAAERAWLEGPDAEQCTRYWTDQLAGTPGAIDLPLDRARPAKPSFVTDHVVTLLTEEETKAVAETARARGATPFMAVLAASYAVLRGATATPDLVLGIDSVNRSWPGSEELIGTFVNQLPVRLAPGGAPSFGDLLDLTRRQVLGAQEHDRLPFHKLVAAVNPPRQAGRFPLFQVKVTHQGAWRTGTRIGDLRVEPRELADPVMDLDLMIDVSGETDRLRLEVLFWPETLDSATVADWTQALADVLRAGAADPDAVLTFGER; encoded by the coding sequence ATGACCGAGCCCATCGTGAGCCCCGTGCTGACGCGGTTCTCCTCGTGGCGGCGCGAGCACCCCGAGGCACCCGCCGTGGTCGCGGACGGCCTGACCCTCGGGTACGCGGAACTGGACGCGGCGGCCCGCCGGCACGCGGCGGCGCTGCGGTCCGCCGGTGCCGGGCGGGAGACCCTGGTGGCGCTGGTCGCCGACCGCGGGCCCGGCTACGTCGCCATGATGCTCGGCGTACTGCTCGCCGGCGCGGCCTTCGTCCCGGTGGAGCCCGGCGTACCGGTGCGGCGCGCCCGCCGGATGTGTGCCGACGCCGACGTGCGTGTCCTGCTCGTCGAACCGGGGCACGAGGAGTTCGCCGCGCAGGTCGCCGCCGGGGTGGCCCCGGAACCGACCGTGCTCGTCGCCACCGCGCGGACGGAGTCGCCGGAGCCGGAGTCGGAGCCGGAGCCGGAGCCGGCCCCCGGCACGGCGGCGGACCGGCCGCGTGACGGCCTCGCGTACGTGATCTTCACGTCCGGCTCCACCGGCACGCCCAAGGGCGCGATGGTCGCCGACGGCGGCATGGACAACCACCTGGCGGCCAAGACGGCGGACCTGGGCCTCGGGCCCGCCGACGTCATCGGCCTCACCGCGCCGCTGTCCTTCGACATCTCGGTGTGGCAGACCCTCATCGCGCTGACCGTCGGCGGCCGGACCGCGGTGGCCTCGCCCCGCAACATCTCCGAGCCCGCCGAGCTCGTGGCGTGGGTCCGCCGGCACGGGGTGACCGTGCTGGAGATCGTCCCGTCGTTCCTCGCCGTGCTCACCGCACAGCTCGACGACGAACTGCGGGCCGGGCTGTCCTCACTGCGGTACCTCGTCGCCACCGGGGAGGCCCTCCCCGGGGCGGTCGCCCAGCGCTGGTACGAGCACTGCCCGGACATCCCGATCGTCAACGCCTACGGCCCGACCGAATGCTCCGACGACGTCACCCACCACGTGGTGACCGCCGCCGAGAGCGCGGCCCGTCCCTGGCCGTCGATCGGCCGGGAGGTGCTCAACACCCGCCTGTACGTGGTGGACGCGGACGGCTCCGAGGTACCGGCCGGGACCGAGGGCGAACTGCTCGTCGGCGGCGCCGGCGTCGGCCGCGGCTACATCGGCGATCCGGTGCGCACCGCGCTCTCCTTCGTCCCGGACGGCCTGTCCGGGACGCCCGGCGCCAGGCTGTACCGCACCGCCGACCGGGTGAGCCGCACCGCGGACGGCACCATCGACTTCCACGGCCGCCGCGACCGGCAGGTCAAGGTCCGTGGACACCGGGTCGAGCTGGGCGACGTGGAGGCCGAGCTGCTGCGGGTTCCCGGGGTGCGCTCCGCCGCCTGCGTGTTCACCGGCGGCCGGCTGTGCGCCTTCGTGACGCTCGACGCGCCGACCGACGTGGCCTCCGCCGTGCGCGCCGGCGCCCCCCGCTACCTGGTGCCGCACGAGGTGACCGTGCTCGACCGGATGCCGGTCAACAGCTCGGGGAAGGCCGACCACCGGGCCCTGGAGGACCTGTGCGCGCAGGACGGGCCCGCGGCCGCCACCACGCCCGCCACCCGGGACGCCGACCTGGACGCCGCGCGCGAACTGGTCGCCGAGGCGCTCGGCGTGGCCGCGATCGGCCCTGACGACGACTTCTTCGCCGCCGGCGGCGACTCGCTCCTCGCGATGACGCTGGTCGCCGGTGCCCGCACCCGGTTCGGGGCGGAGGGCACGTCCTTGCGGACGTTCCTGTCCCGGCCGACCGCACGGGGTCTGCTGGCCGCCGTCGAGGTCGCGGAGCCGGTCGCCGCCGCCACCGGCGAACCGCGCACGGCGGACGCCCTGTCCTCCGGGCAGGAGCGGTTGTGGTTCTTCGAGCAGCTGCACCGCCGGAAGGCTCCCAACCTGCTGATCCTCTCCCTCGACCTGCACGGCCCGCTCGACGAGGACGCGCTGCGGCACGCGCTGACCGCGGTCGCCGCCCGGCACGAGCCGCTGCGCACCGTCTTCACCCAGGAGCGCGGCGTCCCGAAGGCCGTCGTACGGCCCGAGGCCGCGTTCCCCCTGGAGACGGGCACCGCGGACGGGGTCGAGATCTCCGCCCGTACCACCGAACCGCCGCTGGCCCGGGCCCGGCTGGCACGCGTAGCGGACGACCACCACGTGCTCTCCGTCGCCCTTCACCACCTGGTCGCCGACGGCTGGTCCCTGGAGGTGCTCAAGCGCGACATCGCCGACCACTACGAGCGGAAGCTGGCGGGCGACTCCTCGGTGACGCCGCCCCGCACCTCGTTCTCCCGGTACGTGGCCGCCGAGCGGGCATGGCTGGAGGGCCCGGACGCCGAGCAGTGCACGCGGTACTGGACCGATCAGCTGGCCGGCACCCCGGGCGCGATCGACCTGCCGCTCGACCGGGCACGGCCGGCCAAGCCCAGCTTCGTCACCGACCACGTGGTCACCCTCCTCACGGAGGAGGAGACCAAGGCCGTCGCGGAGACGGCCCGGGCCCGCGGCGCGACCCCCTTCATGGCGGTGCTCGCCGCCTCGTACGCCGTCCTGCGCGGGGCGACCGCGACCCCCGACCTGGTACTCGGCATCGACTCGGTGAACCGGTCGTGGCCCGGCAGCGAGGAACTGATCGGCACGTTCGTCAACCAGCTGCCGGTCCGGCTCGCGCCCGGCGGAGCACCGTCCTTCGGTGACCTGCTCGACCTGACCCGGCGACAGGTGCTCGGCGCCCAGGAGCACGACCGGCTCCCCTTCCACAAGCTGGTCGCGGCGGTGAACCCGCCCCGGCAGGCGGGGCGGTTCCCGCTGTTCCAGGTGAAGGTCACGCACCAGGGCGCGTGGCGGACGGGGACGCGCATCGGGGACCTCCGCGTCGAGCCGCGTGAGCTGGCGGACCCCGTGATGGACCTTGACTTGATGATCGACGTCTCCGGCGAGACCGACCGGCTGCGGCTGGAGGTCCTGTTCTGGCCCGAGACGCTCGACTCCGCGACGGTCGCGGACTGGACGCAGGCGCTGGCCGACGTGCTGCGCGCCGGAGCGGCCGACCCCGACGCGGTACTGACTTTCGGCGAAAGGTGA
- a CDS encoding non-ribosomal peptide synthetase — protein sequence MTGFVPGGLVARLAAHAQDSSERPALSVATLGGGPRVDLTYGQLWGRSLAVARALSEKVRPGARVLLLFPTAPEFAPAFLGCLAAGVIAVPVPLPIDEVSRRRVLNVARDCDISLVVSLSFVRDLAVGGDDPELSAFAAAHEWLLADLIEPAAADDGTDLPLAAADDVAFLQYTSGSTSTPRGVVVTHGALMHNEAAIQRAFGVERDSTIVSWLPLHHDMGLIGAMLQPLYTGAKGVILDPLSFIRRPASWLETISAERADISGGPNFAYDLCVRKVTEEEKAGLDLSSWRVAFNGAAQVYPRTLRAFSESFAGSGFRSGAHLPCYGLAEATLLVTTVAPTVSRTFDDGRELTAYRLPEHAEVRVVDRDGGSDTELDAGQVGEIAVASGSNGAGYWGGQDFGTFLRTGDLGFRDHDELFVVGRAKDLIVQRGRNIYPEDLEADAGTCHPDVRPGRCAVFGVEHDGDEAVVVCQEAGAHTPAERYSEIAVRVRATLARIHGVTARTVLVVPPGTITKTSSGKVQRYAARDRYLDGVLPVLLDDTLDGRASSLTELLTGHALPDALRLHIGALLALPEPPPADASLADLGADSLTAVRLRHDLEEALGIELAPTAALRAESIAGLATAAATAAASAPALPAAAAGDDHVLNPAQRALWFLHRAVPDSGDYNVTRAFRVTGTVEPDAFRVALRAVTARHPSLRLAITTRDGAPHAEVLGANVPGIEVTDGRGWSAERVAAWYRDIATRAFDLGSGTPLRAALLRRETDWLFALSLHHIVCDVSSFAIVMADLAAELRGEHAEPRAVAAPAARRDHGDFWRTELDGELPTLTLPDLGRPGTDTPGDGTPRESLAFQVPAAPLAGYAREHGLTLHNLLLSAYQVLLHRLSGQADLIVGVPTAGRTDRSLAEWVGYLVNVVPVRSAYRPEVPFAEFAAATHRHVLDVLDHADTPLSDIVRLVNPDRDTATATIFQAMFTCYTASLPGAAGIVTGDEHAELPAGAVTLHGHSVPDHTTQSDLGLNVAVRADVLDFQLQYDSSTVSREQAELVARTLPVLLTGIGTGTTGPLPLLPEDEARALVARGLGPDVPRPDNYLDSFERWVDLAPDAVAVDDGRVRLTYAELDARANHVAERLRAAGVATDRNVVMSAGRSADYLVALVGLHKADGAYVPVSPREAPLRAGAMVDAVEPAAIIADASGRHLFGDREVFDLADLVSGATAVRPPRLCPDHATSTIIHTSGSTGVPKAAVSTNYGVTNHMWQLAEHFGLTEHDCVAQTAPVSFDISVWQLLTPLMTGGRVRIVPEPDSQSPARLLRAVVDGGVTMLELVPSNIMALLDAGLAATPGALRVMLSTGETLTHDVLRRWVRELPGIPVHNAYGPAECTDDVTAGLCASGPGAPMTTAVGRPLANTTVHVLDEHLQPVPPGVVGLLHVGGGAVGRGYRGNPRRTAEMFVPDPYATAPGGRLYRTGDLGRVNADGDLEFLGRADTQIKIRGQRIEVGEVEAALRRCPGVVEAAVKVHNGPAGASLVGYVSRAGGPDGTAVVLDVDEDERFRAVLADLLPRHMIPTIIAELGRLPRSKNGKVDYRSLSFSAPAATRAAAEPDDALAATVRTLWADLLELDAVGWDDSFFQLGGHSLLALAMIDRVNALLDVRLVVDVVFANPRLRDFVGAVRTADRATAERVRDRVPADPSLPVPASAAQQRFWFLREIDPDSPTYNMPGVLRLRGDLDEEALEAALRETLAAHPVLLARFATDGGALTWTARPVEEFELPRLDLRGPVAELGDAVFDRLVEDEAAVVGDLRRELPLRALLVRLGERDHGLFINIDHIVCDGWSVGVFLRELADRYNRRTPAAAEYGFADYCFDERAWWDRRDRGETSALWRDVVGRPARRSALPDRAVPAAPGEETSAKHADTVDAGLGAAVRDLAVRTGTTPYIVFATALAALTHSGTAEREQIMLGTLIAQRDRPEYRRIVGPLLNVSVLAVDLSPADSPAEALAAVRTGALRAYRSANVPFQELAPLLTPAAGGDGSPFDVMLVMQPPSRPVELSGLQVETTDLDIAAAPYPLLIDIAEQNGGYGVTYRYRTDRFDAAGIEELAHRLHATVRALAGADAASLAELLPVSDLVERT from the coding sequence ATGACCGGGTTCGTCCCGGGCGGGCTGGTCGCACGGCTCGCCGCACACGCGCAGGACTCGTCCGAGAGGCCGGCACTGTCGGTCGCGACGCTCGGCGGCGGCCCCCGGGTCGATCTGACCTACGGACAGCTGTGGGGCCGGTCGCTGGCCGTGGCCCGGGCCCTCTCCGAGAAGGTACGGCCCGGCGCGCGCGTGCTGCTGCTGTTCCCGACGGCCCCGGAGTTCGCCCCCGCCTTCCTCGGCTGCCTCGCCGCGGGCGTGATCGCCGTACCCGTGCCGCTGCCGATCGACGAGGTCTCCCGGCGACGGGTGCTCAACGTGGCCCGGGACTGCGACATATCGCTCGTCGTGTCCCTGTCGTTCGTCCGGGACCTGGCCGTCGGCGGCGACGACCCGGAACTGAGCGCGTTCGCCGCGGCCCACGAGTGGCTGCTCGCCGACCTGATCGAGCCCGCGGCCGCCGACGACGGCACGGACCTGCCGCTCGCGGCCGCCGACGACGTCGCGTTCCTCCAGTACACCTCCGGCTCCACCAGCACCCCGCGCGGCGTCGTCGTGACCCACGGTGCCCTGATGCACAACGAGGCCGCCATCCAGCGGGCGTTCGGCGTCGAGCGGGACTCCACGATCGTCAGCTGGCTGCCGCTCCACCACGACATGGGTCTCATCGGCGCGATGCTGCAGCCCCTGTACACCGGTGCCAAGGGCGTCATCCTCGACCCGCTGTCGTTCATCCGGCGCCCGGCGAGCTGGCTGGAGACCATCAGCGCGGAACGCGCCGACATCAGCGGCGGCCCCAACTTCGCCTACGACCTGTGCGTGCGCAAGGTGACCGAGGAGGAGAAGGCCGGGCTCGACCTGTCCAGCTGGCGCGTCGCGTTCAACGGTGCCGCCCAGGTGTACCCGCGCACCCTGCGGGCCTTCAGCGAGTCCTTCGCCGGCTCCGGCTTCCGGTCCGGGGCACACCTGCCCTGCTACGGCCTGGCCGAGGCGACCCTGCTCGTCACGACCGTCGCCCCCACCGTCTCCCGTACCTTCGACGACGGCCGCGAGCTGACCGCCTACCGGCTGCCCGAGCACGCCGAGGTGCGCGTGGTCGACCGTGACGGCGGCAGCGACACCGAACTCGACGCCGGACAGGTCGGTGAGATCGCCGTCGCGAGCGGCAGCAACGGCGCCGGCTACTGGGGCGGACAGGACTTCGGGACCTTCCTGCGCACCGGCGACCTCGGCTTCCGCGACCACGACGAGCTGTTCGTCGTGGGCCGCGCCAAGGACCTCATCGTCCAGCGCGGCCGCAACATCTACCCCGAGGACCTGGAGGCGGACGCCGGTACGTGCCACCCGGACGTCCGGCCCGGCCGCTGCGCCGTGTTCGGCGTCGAGCACGACGGCGACGAGGCGGTCGTGGTGTGCCAGGAGGCGGGCGCGCACACCCCGGCCGAGCGGTACTCCGAGATCGCCGTACGGGTGCGGGCCACCCTGGCGCGGATCCACGGCGTCACCGCCCGCACCGTCCTGGTCGTGCCCCCCGGCACGATCACCAAGACCTCCAGCGGCAAGGTCCAGCGCTATGCGGCCCGGGACCGGTACCTCGACGGCGTCCTGCCCGTCCTGCTCGACGACACCCTCGACGGGCGCGCCTCCTCGCTGACGGAGCTGCTGACGGGCCACGCTCTGCCCGACGCCCTGCGCCTGCACATCGGGGCCCTCCTCGCCCTGCCCGAGCCGCCGCCGGCCGACGCCTCCCTCGCCGACCTCGGCGCCGACTCGCTGACCGCGGTACGTCTGCGCCACGACCTGGAGGAGGCCCTGGGGATCGAGCTGGCGCCGACCGCCGCCCTGCGGGCGGAATCGATCGCCGGACTCGCCACGGCGGCGGCGACGGCCGCGGCGTCCGCGCCGGCCCTTCCGGCCGCGGCGGCGGGCGACGACCACGTGCTCAACCCCGCCCAGCGCGCCCTGTGGTTCCTGCACCGGGCCGTGCCCGACAGCGGCGACTACAACGTGACGCGTGCGTTCCGGGTCACCGGCACCGTCGAGCCCGACGCCTTCCGGGTCGCGCTGCGGGCCGTGACCGCCCGCCACCCGAGCCTGCGTCTGGCGATCACCACGCGCGACGGCGCCCCGCACGCCGAGGTGCTCGGGGCGAACGTCCCCGGCATCGAGGTGACCGACGGACGCGGCTGGAGCGCCGAACGCGTGGCCGCCTGGTACCGCGACATCGCCACGCGGGCCTTCGACCTCGGCTCCGGCACCCCGCTGCGCGCCGCACTGCTGCGCCGCGAGACGGACTGGCTGTTCGCGCTGTCCCTGCACCACATCGTGTGCGACGTGTCGTCCTTCGCCATCGTCATGGCCGACCTGGCCGCCGAGCTGCGCGGTGAGCACGCGGAGCCCCGCGCGGTGGCCGCCCCGGCCGCACGCCGCGACCACGGCGACTTCTGGCGGACCGAACTCGACGGCGAACTGCCCACCCTCACCCTGCCCGACCTCGGTCGGCCGGGCACCGACACGCCCGGGGACGGCACGCCCCGCGAATCCCTCGCCTTCCAGGTGCCGGCCGCCCCGCTCGCCGGGTACGCCCGCGAGCACGGGCTGACCCTGCACAACCTGCTGCTCTCCGCCTACCAGGTGCTGCTGCACCGCCTCTCGGGCCAGGCCGACCTGATCGTCGGCGTGCCCACCGCGGGCCGTACCGACCGGTCCCTGGCCGAATGGGTCGGCTACCTCGTCAACGTGGTGCCCGTACGCTCCGCCTACCGCCCCGAGGTGCCGTTCGCCGAGTTCGCCGCGGCCACCCACCGGCACGTCCTCGACGTGCTGGACCACGCGGACACGCCGCTCTCCGACATCGTGCGGCTGGTCAACCCCGACCGCGACACCGCGACGGCCACGATCTTCCAGGCCATGTTCACCTGCTACACGGCTTCGCTGCCCGGCGCGGCCGGCATCGTGACCGGGGACGAGCACGCCGAACTGCCGGCGGGCGCCGTCACCCTGCACGGTCACTCCGTCCCCGACCACACCACCCAGTCCGACCTCGGCCTGAACGTCGCGGTGCGCGCGGACGTGCTGGACTTCCAGCTCCAGTACGACTCCTCCACGGTCTCCCGTGAGCAGGCCGAACTGGTGGCCCGTACCCTGCCGGTGCTGCTCACCGGCATCGGTACCGGGACGACCGGCCCGCTCCCCCTGCTGCCCGAGGACGAGGCCCGCGCCCTGGTCGCCCGGGGACTGGGTCCCGACGTGCCGCGCCCGGACAACTACCTCGACTCCTTCGAACGCTGGGTCGACCTCGCCCCCGACGCCGTCGCCGTCGACGACGGCCGGGTCCGGCTCACCTACGCCGAGCTGGACGCACGCGCCAACCACGTCGCCGAGCGGCTGCGCGCCGCCGGCGTCGCCACCGACCGCAACGTCGTGATGAGCGCGGGCCGTTCCGCCGACTACCTGGTGGCGCTGGTGGGCCTGCACAAGGCCGACGGCGCCTACGTACCCGTCAGTCCCCGCGAGGCGCCGCTGCGCGCCGGGGCCATGGTCGACGCGGTCGAACCGGCCGCGATCATCGCCGACGCCTCGGGCCGCCACCTGTTCGGTGACCGTGAGGTCTTCGACCTCGCCGATCTGGTCTCGGGAGCCACCGCCGTCCGGCCGCCGCGGCTCTGCCCCGACCACGCCACGTCGACGATCATCCACACCTCCGGCTCCACCGGCGTCCCCAAGGCGGCCGTCTCCACCAACTACGGCGTCACGAACCACATGTGGCAGCTGGCCGAGCACTTCGGGCTCACCGAGCACGACTGCGTCGCCCAGACCGCCCCGGTCTCCTTCGACATCTCCGTCTGGCAGCTGCTGACCCCGCTGATGACCGGTGGCCGGGTGCGGATCGTGCCCGAGCCGGACTCGCAGTCGCCCGCGCGTCTGCTGCGGGCCGTCGTCGACGGCGGCGTGACCATGCTGGAACTGGTGCCGTCCAACATCATGGCGCTGCTCGACGCCGGTCTCGCCGCGACGCCGGGCGCGCTGCGGGTGATGCTGTCCACGGGCGAGACCCTCACGCACGACGTGCTGCGGCGCTGGGTGCGGGAGCTGCCCGGCATCCCCGTGCACAACGCCTACGGTCCGGCCGAATGCACCGACGACGTCACGGCGGGGCTGTGCGCGAGCGGACCCGGCGCACCCATGACCACGGCGGTGGGGCGGCCCCTGGCCAACACCACCGTCCACGTCCTCGACGAACACCTGCAGCCCGTCCCGCCCGGTGTCGTCGGACTGCTGCACGTCGGCGGCGGCGCGGTGGGCCGCGGCTACCGCGGCAACCCGAGGCGGACGGCCGAGATGTTCGTGCCGGACCCCTACGCGACCGCCCCCGGCGGCCGGCTCTACCGCACCGGCGACCTGGGCCGCGTCAACGCCGACGGCGACCTGGAGTTCCTGGGGCGCGCCGACACCCAGATCAAGATCCGCGGCCAGCGGATCGAGGTCGGCGAGGTGGAGGCCGCGCTGCGCCGGTGCCCCGGCGTCGTCGAGGCCGCGGTGAAGGTCCACAACGGGCCGGCGGGTGCCTCGCTCGTCGGGTACGTGTCCCGCGCCGGCGGCCCGGACGGCACCGCCGTCGTGCTCGACGTCGACGAGGACGAGCGGTTCCGCGCCGTCCTCGCCGACCTGCTGCCCCGGCACATGATCCCGACGATCATCGCCGAGCTCGGCCGCCTGCCCCGTTCCAAGAACGGGAAGGTGGACTACCGGTCGCTGTCGTTCTCGGCACCGGCGGCCACCCGGGCCGCGGCCGAGCCGGACGACGCGCTCGCGGCGACCGTACGGACCCTGTGGGCGGACCTGCTGGAGCTCGACGCGGTCGGCTGGGACGACAGTTTCTTCCAGCTCGGCGGTCACTCCCTGCTCGCGCTCGCCATGATCGACCGGGTCAACGCGCTGCTCGACGTGCGGCTGGTGGTCGACGTCGTGTTCGCCAACCCGCGGCTGCGCGACTTCGTCGGCGCCGTGCGCACGGCCGACCGGGCCACCGCCGAACGGGTGCGGGACCGCGTCCCCGCGGACCCGTCCCTGCCCGTCCCGGCCAGCGCGGCGCAGCAGCGCTTCTGGTTCCTGCGCGAGATCGACCCCGATTCGCCGACGTACAACATGCCCGGTGTGCTGCGGCTGCGGGGCGACCTGGACGAGGAGGCGCTGGAGGCCGCGCTGCGCGAGACCCTGGCCGCGCACCCCGTGCTGCTGGCCCGGTTCGCCACCGACGGCGGTGCGCTCACCTGGACCGCCCGCCCGGTCGAGGAGTTCGAGCTCCCCCGTCTGGACCTGCGCGGCCCGGTGGCCGAGCTGGGCGACGCCGTCTTCGACCGGCTGGTCGAGGACGAGGCCGCGGTCGTCGGCGACCTGCGCCGGGAGCTGCCGCTGCGCGCGCTGCTCGTACGGCTCGGGGAGCGTGACCACGGCCTGTTCATCAACATCGACCACATCGTGTGCGACGGCTGGTCCGTGGGGGTCTTCCTGCGCGAGCTGGCCGACCGCTACAACCGGCGGACGCCGGCCGCGGCCGAGTACGGGTTCGCGGACTACTGCTTCGACGAGCGGGCCTGGTGGGACCGGCGTGACCGCGGTGAGACGTCCGCCCTGTGGCGGGACGTGGTGGGCCGTCCGGCCCGGCGGTCCGCCCTCCCGGACCGGGCCGTGCCCGCCGCACCGGGCGAGGAGACGTCCGCGAAGCACGCGGACACGGTCGACGCCGGCCTCGGTGCGGCGGTGCGGGACCTCGCCGTCCGCACCGGCACGACGCCCTACATCGTGTTCGCGACGGCGCTGGCGGCGCTCACCCACAGCGGGACGGCCGAGCGCGAGCAGATCATGCTCGGCACGCTGATCGCCCAGCGCGACCGGCCCGAGTACCGGCGGATCGTCGGCCCGCTGCTGAACGTGTCGGTGCTGGCCGTCGACCTGTCCCCGGCCGACTCGCCGGCCGAGGCGCTGGCCGCCGTCCGGACGGGCGCCCTGCGGGCCTACCGGTCCGCGAACGTGCCCTTCCAGGAGCTGGCACCGCTGCTCACCCCCGCCGCGGGCGGCGACGGGTCACCGTTCGACGTGATGCTCGTCATGCAGCCGCCCTCCCGGCCCGTCGAGCTGTCCGGTCTGCAGGTGGAGACGACCGATCTGGACATCGCCGCGGCCCCCTACCCGCTGCTGATCGACATCGCCGAGCAGAACGGCGGCTACGGGGTGACCTACCGGTACCGGACCGACCGGTTCGACGCGGCGGGCATCGAGGAACTGGCCCACCGACTGCACGCCACGGTGCGCGCCCTGGCCGGCGCCGACGCGGCGTCCCTGGCCGAACTGCTCCCCGTGAGCGATCTCGTGGAGAGGACCTGA
- a CDS encoding cytochrome P450: MTTSVWTPPPADEAELTDWLRAREPVTRAPGTGGWHVFGYTEVKEVLANHGAFSNAVVRPVPDDSPMRLYRTGNLTWMDPPRHRNLRGLVSQAFTPRWVSGLEPMVRETVGSFIDGLHGRDEVDFVREFASPVVATVIARMLGIPTKGQQLFQEWSRSLMTLADPSAEGNGLQKVLTLTQLAEAYLHRFIAQRRAAPTDDLTSKLIAAEIDGDRLGDDETAGLIALLMSTGQAATITLVNAMIVLGRHPDAVAELRARPELLDAAIDEVMRYRSETTRVERKTVRDVVIGGQLIPAGESVSVWIAAANRDPRVFEDPHVFDIERPHNPHIAFGHGIHYCLGAPLARLEIRIALRELLDSTLDFTIDPARTRLLDPRLMFGASEATVGFTWKEKQ, encoded by the coding sequence GTGACGACGAGCGTGTGGACGCCGCCGCCCGCAGACGAGGCAGAGCTGACCGACTGGCTGCGCGCACGCGAGCCGGTCACCCGGGCGCCGGGCACCGGCGGCTGGCACGTCTTCGGTTACACGGAAGTCAAGGAAGTACTCGCCAACCACGGCGCGTTCTCCAACGCCGTGGTGCGGCCGGTGCCCGATGACTCGCCGATGCGCCTGTACCGCACGGGCAACCTCACCTGGATGGACCCGCCACGCCACCGCAACCTGCGGGGCCTGGTGAGCCAGGCGTTCACGCCCCGCTGGGTCTCCGGGCTGGAACCGATGGTCCGCGAGACCGTCGGGAGCTTCATCGACGGCCTGCACGGGCGCGACGAGGTGGACTTCGTACGCGAGTTCGCCTCGCCGGTCGTGGCCACCGTCATCGCCCGGATGCTCGGCATTCCCACCAAGGGGCAGCAGCTGTTCCAGGAGTGGTCGAGGAGCCTCATGACGCTCGCCGACCCGAGCGCCGAGGGCAACGGCCTGCAGAAGGTGCTCACCCTGACCCAGCTCGCCGAGGCGTACCTGCACCGGTTCATCGCTCAGCGGCGCGCCGCCCCCACCGACGACCTGACCAGCAAGCTCATCGCGGCCGAGATCGACGGCGACCGCCTCGGCGACGACGAGACGGCCGGCCTGATCGCCCTGCTGATGTCCACCGGGCAGGCCGCCACCATCACGCTGGTGAACGCGATGATCGTCCTCGGACGGCATCCGGACGCCGTGGCAGAGCTGCGGGCCCGGCCGGAGCTGCTCGACGCGGCCATCGACGAGGTCATGCGGTACCGCTCGGAGACCACCCGGGTGGAACGCAAGACCGTCCGGGACGTCGTGATCGGCGGACAGCTGATCCCCGCGGGGGAGTCGGTGTCGGTGTGGATCGCCGCCGCCAACCGCGACCCGCGGGTCTTCGAGGACCCGCACGTGTTCGACATCGAGCGTCCGCACAACCCGCACATCGCCTTCGGGCACGGCATCCACTACTGCCTGGGCGCGCCGCTGGCGCGCCTGGAGATCCGCATCGCCTTGCGTGAACTGCTCGATTCGACCCTGGACTTCACGATCGACCCGGCCCGCACGCGGCTGCTCGACCCCCGGCTCATGTTCGGTGCGAGCGAAGCGACCGTCGGGTTCACATGGAAGGAAAAGCAATGA